From the genome of Homalodisca vitripennis isolate AUS2020 chromosome 8, UT_GWSS_2.1, whole genome shotgun sequence, one region includes:
- the LOC124367480 gene encoding probable protein phosphatase CG10417: protein MGAYLSEPKTTKESSDAEGGNMKCGASSMQGWRISQEDAHNCILDFDKNASLFAVYDGHGGHEVAEYCSKNLPDFIKKTENYTKGEFEQALKDAFLGFDATLATPEVVSLLKAIASGKDGEKPGSEAEAGSGSEDEEETVDGLMQEAHMPLEQVMARYKGAGPLCRLLKGEGKPPVSPMLRGRRSSSGSASGSGDGPSGSGAGTSRSSSVTEDAEVSSSSSSHAEGAAVVCNGEAVHMNGEVGEEESDAEKKGSEAEVDSSDNKEVKEEKVLDKVEKCADEGEKKVERTEADSSGQNNGEIHSGVSSSSETEAGNDGISSSSPSKKKKRISSAEMYQKLMMEDSDSEEEDETFTADAESEDGSSDEAAEGAEEKEGEDDEESSVDDEEEEDDDDVEYPGMDVKEEPGSDSGCTAVVALLVGSDLWVANAGDSRCVVSRDGKALEMSVDHKPEDEPERVRIEAAGGKVTCDGRVNGGLNLSRAIGDHSYKQVKLLPPSQQMITALPDIQRLTLDPSRDEFMVLACDGIWNSLSSQEVVDFVRTKLEQNTEKLSQICEELFDHCLAPNTQGDGTGCDNMTCVIVQFKSQPGTGKRAAESEPDEASEQPSAKKSKIETSEAQEA from the exons GATGCTCACAATTGCATTTTGGACTTTGACAAGAATGCCTCATTGTTTGCTGTGTACGACGGACATGGCGGTCATGAAGTAGCAGAATATTGCTCCAAAAATCTGCCTGATTTCATAAAGAAAACAGAGAACTACACCAAAGGAGAGTTTGAACAGGCACTTAAAGATGCTTTCCTTGGTTTCGACGCTACCTTGGCCACACCAGAAGTAGTTTCTCTCCTGAAAGCTATAGCTAGCGGTAAAGATGGAGAAAAGCCTGGTTCTGAAGCAG AGGCTGGATCTGGCTCCGAGGATGAGGAGGAAACAGTAGATGGGTTAATGCAGGAGGCACACATGCCACTGGAACAGGTGATGGCTAGGTACAAAGGTGCCGGACCACTGTGTCGGCTGCTGAAGGGGGAAGGGAAGCCGCCAGTGTCACCCATGTTGAGAGGTCGCCGCTCCTCCTCCGGGAGTGCAAGTGGAAGTGGAGACGGACCTTCGGGCTCAGGCGCAGGCACCAGTCGCTCCTCCTCAG TGACAGAGGATGCGGAAGTGAGCAGTTCCTCTAGTAGCCACGCGGAGGGTGCTGCAGTTGTGTGTAATGGAGAGGCTGTTCACATGAACGGAGAGGTAGGGGAGGAAGAGAGTGATGCAGAGAAGAAAGGCAGTGAGGCTGAGGTGGACAGCAGTGATAACAAGGAAGTGAAAGAGGAGAAAGTGTTGGACAAGGTTGAGAAGTGTGCAGATGAAGGTGAGAAGAAAGTGGAAAGGACAGAAGCGGACAGTTCAGGGCAGAATAATGGTGAGATCCATAGTGGTGTGAGCAGCTCTTCGGAGACAGAGGCAGGTAATGATGGTATCTCCAGTAGTAGCCCGTCCAAGAAGAAGAAGCGGATTTCCTCTGCAGAGATGTACCAGAAGTTGATGATGGAAGACTCTGATTCTGAAGAGGAGGATGAGACTTTCACTGCAGATGCTGAAAG TGAGGATGGGTCAAGTGATGAAGCTGCAGAGGGTGCTGAGGAGAAAGAAGGAGAAGATGATGAAGAGTCCTCCGTAGATGATGAAGAAGAGGAGGATGATGATGATGTGGAGTATCCAGGAATGGATGTAAAAGAGGAG CCTGGCTCAGACAGCGGGTGCACAGCAGTTGTAGCGTTATTGGTCGGCTCAGATCTGTGGGTTGCGAACGCTGGTGACTCCCGGTGCGTGGTGTCTCGTGATGGCAAGGCACTGGAGATGTCCGTGGACCACAAGCCTGAGGATGAGCCAGAGAGGGTGAGGATAGAAGCAGCTGGTGGCAAAGTCACCTGTGACGGACGAGTCAATGGCGGACTCAACCTGTCTCGTGCTATTG GAGACCACTCGTACAAGCAGGTGAAGTTGTTGCCACCCAGTCAGCAGATGATCACAGCGCTCCCTGACATACAGAGGCTAACATTGGATCCTAGCAGGGACGAGTTTATGGTGTTGGCCTGCGACGGCATCTGGAATTCCTTGAGCAGTCAGGAGGTGGTGGACTTTGTCCGGACCAAGTTGGAACAAAACACCGAGAAACTGTCGCAGATCTGTGAGGAG CTGTTCGACCACTGCCTGGCACCGAACACTCAAGGAGATGGGACAGGCTGTGACAACATGACCTGTGTCATCGTCCAGTTCAAGTCTCAGCCAGGCACAGGCAAGCGAGCGGCGGAGAGTGAGCCTGATGAAGCTAGCGAGCAGCCTAGCGCCAAGAAGAGCAAAATAGAGACAAGCGAGGCACAGGAGGCGTAA